A region of Paenibacillus sp. 37 DNA encodes the following proteins:
- a CDS encoding DRTGG domain-containing protein: MDGQEENVTKHEQLLQHIEQLKVGSKISVRGLARELGVSEGTAYRAVKEAENFGLVVTKERIGTVRIEKRPRGMSEQLTFADVVTIVEGHVLGGNEGLAKPLHKYVIGAMKEQAMARYIDAGSLLIVGNREDAHSLALEQGAGVLITGGFGTSREVRIMADELGLPIISSRHDTFTVASMINRAIFDRLIKKKIMLVEDIIGQKPRLQVLKVTSSAADFHMLVSETGEHRFPVVDEWNRVIGIVSLKDVSELKEDQSIEKCVVRRPITASLQTSLASAAQIMTWEGIDFLPIVDRNRKLIASVTRKEVLQAMRDAQKQPQLGETFDHLIWNGFAEERGEQNELLFHGFIIPQMATDLGTISEGVLLNVMTQAGRRAAWDVTGNDHVVDNVTTYFVRPVQIEDQILVRPLILETSRRTCKMDIVVTREGSVVCKAVMTLQSIDHA, translated from the coding sequence TTGGACGGACAGGAAGAGAACGTAACGAAGCATGAACAGTTACTTCAACATATTGAACAACTGAAGGTTGGCAGCAAAATATCAGTACGTGGACTTGCACGGGAGTTGGGTGTAAGTGAAGGGACAGCATATCGTGCGGTGAAAGAGGCGGAGAACTTCGGGCTGGTCGTGACCAAAGAACGAATTGGAACGGTGCGGATCGAGAAGAGACCTCGGGGCATGTCGGAACAGTTGACCTTTGCTGATGTTGTGACCATTGTGGAAGGCCATGTGCTGGGGGGGAACGAAGGTCTCGCCAAACCGCTGCACAAGTATGTGATTGGTGCGATGAAAGAACAGGCAATGGCCCGTTATATTGACGCTGGAAGCTTGCTGATTGTGGGTAACCGTGAAGATGCTCACTCGCTTGCCCTCGAACAGGGAGCGGGCGTGTTGATTACGGGTGGTTTTGGGACAAGTCGTGAAGTAAGAATTATGGCTGACGAGCTTGGGCTACCGATTATTTCATCCAGACATGATACATTCACGGTGGCTTCGATGATTAACCGTGCGATCTTCGACCGGCTGATTAAGAAAAAAATTATGCTTGTTGAGGATATCATTGGTCAGAAACCTCGCTTGCAGGTATTGAAGGTGACCAGTTCAGCCGCAGATTTTCATATGTTGGTTTCAGAGACGGGTGAACATCGCTTTCCAGTCGTGGATGAATGGAACCGGGTCATCGGGATTGTGAGTCTGAAGGATGTCAGTGAGCTGAAAGAAGATCAAAGTATTGAGAAATGCGTGGTACGCCGCCCGATTACGGCTTCATTGCAGACATCTCTTGCTTCTGCTGCCCAGATTATGACTTGGGAAGGAATCGATTTTCTGCCAATCGTGGATCGGAACCGCAAACTGATTGCGTCCGTCACACGCAAGGAAGTGCTTCAGGCCATGCGGGATGCACAGAAGCAGCCACAACTGGGAGAGACGTTTGATCATCTGATCTGGAACGGGTTTGCCGAGGAGCGCGGTGAACAGAACGAATTGTTATTTCACGGATTCATCATTCCTCAGATGGCAACGGATCTGGGTACGATCTCCGAAGGTGTTCTGTTGAATGTGATGACTCAGGCTGGCCGACGGGCAGCGTGGGATGTTACAGGGAACGACCATGTGGTGGATAATGTAACGACGTATTTTGTTCGACCGGTTCAGATTGAGGATCAGATCCTGGTTCGACCGTTAATTCTGGAAACCAGTCGTCGAACGTGCAAAATGGACATTGTGGTTACCCGTGAAGGCAGTGTGGTATGCAAAGCGGTAATGACATTGCAGTCGATTGACCATGCCTAG
- a CDS encoding YheC/YheD family protein has product MSTKKVTIQVTGSGILQDDVIMLGEGVLKALKIPSGRPLQLQFGSFRREVTVIPVPRYDGLRINQTVATKTGLVPRSVLRVSYRSASRTLRLGPYISVLVSQDYPDQPDRPFGSITMFCQELVNACRKQGAYVSFFTPEDIGAVTGYMKGWVYDDGWKKTVLPVADVVNNRLTSRKLENKPSVQHFMKEVKSLYGTQTFNEKFLDKNEVFDALKSISTLKRVLPESHLLKTSAMLKTMCNRHPVVFLKPVRGSLGKGIIRVSRQTDGSFLTLATGVGGTRKQTYTSLDKLYASMSGKMKTTRYQIQQGLTLIDNSGRPVDFRALVQKNRTGKWSVTSIVARIAGGSHYVSNLARGGSLSTVKDAVAKTQLSGSAKASAYAGLHTAALDIAKGIESAIPAHFGELGIDLALDTTGRVWLLEVNSKPSKNDNTPLSESKIRPSVKAMLEYSTYLAGF; this is encoded by the coding sequence ATGTCCACTAAAAAAGTAACGATTCAGGTTACCGGCTCGGGCATCCTGCAGGACGACGTCATCATGCTGGGCGAAGGGGTGCTTAAGGCGCTTAAAATCCCTTCAGGAAGGCCGCTTCAGCTGCAATTTGGCTCTTTCCGCCGCGAAGTCACTGTTATTCCGGTACCAAGGTATGACGGGCTGCGCATCAATCAGACAGTTGCCACCAAGACCGGTCTCGTTCCACGTTCGGTCCTGAGGGTATCCTATCGTTCAGCCAGCCGTACGCTTCGCCTTGGACCCTACATCAGTGTACTGGTTAGCCAGGATTATCCCGATCAGCCCGATCGGCCCTTTGGCTCCATCACGATGTTCTGTCAAGAACTGGTGAACGCCTGCCGTAAGCAAGGCGCCTATGTATCCTTTTTCACACCGGAGGATATTGGAGCGGTAACGGGTTATATGAAAGGCTGGGTGTATGATGACGGCTGGAAAAAGACTGTTCTGCCTGTAGCAGACGTCGTCAATAACCGGCTAACGTCCCGCAAGCTTGAGAACAAACCTAGCGTACAGCATTTTATGAAAGAAGTAAAATCGCTCTACGGCACGCAAACCTTCAATGAAAAGTTTCTGGACAAAAACGAAGTGTTTGACGCACTCAAGTCCATTTCAACGCTTAAACGAGTTCTTCCCGAGTCTCATTTGCTCAAGACGTCCGCCATGCTCAAGACGATGTGCAACCGACATCCGGTTGTATTTCTGAAGCCCGTACGCGGTTCTTTGGGCAAAGGGATCATCCGGGTCTCACGTCAGACAGACGGAAGCTTCCTGACTCTGGCGACTGGCGTCGGGGGGACCCGGAAACAAACGTATACTTCTCTGGATAAACTGTATGCCAGTATGTCTGGGAAAATGAAAACAACGCGTTATCAGATCCAACAAGGGCTGACTCTCATTGACAACAGTGGCAGACCCGTGGATTTCCGTGCGCTCGTGCAAAAAAACCGTACAGGTAAATGGAGTGTAACCTCCATCGTCGCCCGGATTGCAGGCGGGAGTCACTACGTATCCAATCTGGCACGGGGTGGAAGTCTCAGCACCGTCAAGGATGCTGTTGCCAAAACACAGTTGTCTGGATCAGCCAAAGCTTCCGCGTATGCAGGATTGCACACCGCAGCACTGGATATCGCAAAAGGGATCGAGAGTGCCATCCCTGCTCATTTTGGTGAACTTGGTATTGATCTGGCTCTGGACACCACTGGGCGCGTATGGCTGCTCGAAGTCAACTCCAAACCATCCAAGAATGATAATACACCACTGAGTGAGAGCAAGATCCGCCCTTCCGTCAAAGCCATGCTTGAATACTCTACGTACCTGGCGGGTTTTTGA
- a CDS encoding YheC/YheD family protein, giving the protein MSLHDDFKPVIAVLTMHDKQRMFRGNHQNFQDILQTGESMGYVVYIVTVRDLNVSGPTVKGYTYNKGSGKWVSQPFPLPHVLYNRIPNREDEGKPSVQRKIDECMQSGIELYNPFFFNKWDLFEWLKKSKSTQQLIPYTRRMRSASSLGAVLRAYPYLYLKPESGKAGKGIMMLKFQEKERLPYRLKIQTTRRSTTYKASTLAKLWARIRKETGHTPYIMQQGIELASSRKRPFDLRVLVQKNTKGQWSVTGVGARLAGSRSITTHVPRGGSVEDPEKLLTELFGEEMSTTLMKRVKSTSLMIARQVERGSGYTLGEMSMDLGIDDLGELWFFEANAKPMKFDEPQIRRRSLERIFHYSAYLARQSKR; this is encoded by the coding sequence ATGAGCCTTCATGATGATTTCAAACCTGTCATTGCTGTTTTGACCATGCATGATAAACAGCGCATGTTCAGGGGAAATCATCAAAATTTTCAGGATATCTTACAAACAGGCGAGAGCATGGGATACGTGGTTTACATTGTAACTGTTCGGGATCTGAACGTGAGTGGTCCCACCGTAAAAGGATACACGTACAACAAGGGGAGTGGAAAGTGGGTTTCACAACCTTTCCCCCTTCCCCATGTTCTGTACAATCGTATTCCCAACCGGGAGGACGAAGGAAAACCTTCCGTTCAGCGTAAAATTGATGAATGCATGCAATCAGGAATCGAACTGTATAACCCATTCTTTTTCAACAAATGGGATCTGTTCGAATGGCTTAAGAAATCCAAATCGACTCAGCAACTGATCCCTTATACTCGGCGGATGCGGAGTGCTTCTTCTCTGGGTGCCGTTCTACGGGCGTATCCCTATCTGTACCTTAAGCCCGAGAGCGGCAAAGCTGGTAAAGGAATCATGATGCTTAAATTCCAGGAAAAAGAACGGCTTCCCTATCGACTCAAAATACAAACCACACGTAGGAGCACGACCTATAAAGCATCTACACTTGCCAAGTTATGGGCACGAATTCGCAAAGAAACCGGACATACGCCCTATATCATGCAACAAGGCATTGAACTGGCATCCTCTCGTAAACGCCCCTTCGATTTGCGTGTTCTTGTACAAAAGAACACCAAGGGCCAATGGAGCGTAACCGGTGTAGGAGCGAGACTTGCTGGCTCCCGCAGCATTACAACGCATGTGCCGCGCGGCGGGAGCGTAGAAGACCCTGAGAAGCTGCTGACCGAGCTTTTTGGCGAAGAAATGTCAACAACCCTGATGAAACGTGTGAAATCCACTTCATTAATGATTGCAAGACAGGTAGAACGGGGATCAGGTTACACGCTCGGAGAAATGTCCATGGATCTGGGCATTGATGACCTAGGGGAACTCTGGTTCTTCGAAGCCAATGCAAAGCCCATGAAGTTTGATGAACCACAGATCAGACGGCGATCATTGGAACGTATATTTCACTACAGCGCTTATCTTGCCCGTCAGTCCAAACGATGA
- a CDS encoding YheC/YheD family protein, producing the protein MSSPVLGIMTLYLNEHRALEERSVYRRMILEGRKRGLDIYVFTPADVHPGGKQIEAMVFHEGKGWSREWRSFPDLIFDRCRIQRNRRFQQLLAFREKYGHLLFLNRPLRNKWTIHQTLLQKANFREHLPETALFQDMSDVNRMLKVSSLVYLKPINGTGGRGILRIERSSSEANTVLVQGRDQKRRIITPRKVHLSRLGALLQHWNMKDKYLVQKGIQLQLPNGRVHDYRMLVQKNGEGQWELTGCAGRMGAEKSVTSNLHGGGQAIAMDRLMKQWIEDDDLRAEINTTAEKFGIDVASFLEDTYGDLCELALDLAIDRSGRIYLLEVNPKPAREVFARIGERDIYYKAITQPLEYALWVYRNRPPGTARKPAIPRPVTQKSPRVKRKRKAK; encoded by the coding sequence GTGTCCTCACCTGTTCTGGGCATTATGACGTTGTACTTAAATGAACATCGCGCTCTTGAAGAACGAAGCGTTTATCGCAGAATGATTCTTGAAGGGCGCAAGCGGGGACTCGATATCTATGTATTCACACCAGCCGACGTACACCCCGGCGGCAAACAAATTGAAGCCATGGTTTTTCATGAAGGAAAAGGCTGGTCCAGGGAGTGGCGATCATTCCCGGACCTGATCTTTGATCGCTGCCGAATTCAGCGTAACCGAAGGTTCCAGCAATTGCTTGCTTTTCGCGAGAAATATGGGCATCTGCTCTTTCTGAACAGGCCACTGCGCAATAAATGGACCATCCACCAGACCCTTTTACAAAAAGCTAACTTTCGTGAACACCTGCCGGAAACCGCTCTATTTCAGGATATGTCCGATGTAAACCGGATGCTCAAAGTTTCTTCTCTGGTTTATCTCAAACCCATTAATGGAACAGGTGGACGTGGTATTCTGCGCATTGAACGCAGCAGTAGCGAGGCTAATACGGTGCTTGTTCAGGGGCGGGATCAGAAGCGTCGTATCATCACTCCACGTAAAGTTCATTTATCACGACTTGGCGCGTTGCTCCAGCACTGGAACATGAAAGACAAGTATCTTGTACAAAAGGGCATTCAACTTCAGCTTCCGAATGGACGTGTGCATGATTATCGCATGCTCGTTCAGAAGAACGGTGAAGGACAATGGGAGCTTACTGGATGTGCTGGACGCATGGGTGCAGAAAAAAGCGTGACCTCCAATCTGCATGGCGGCGGTCAGGCAATAGCGATGGACCGACTCATGAAGCAATGGATCGAAGATGACGACCTCCGGGCAGAAATTAACACAACTGCAGAGAAATTCGGTATTGATGTTGCTTCGTTTCTGGAAGATACGTATGGGGACCTATGTGAGTTGGCACTGGATTTGGCGATTGACAGAAGCGGGCGTATCTACCTGCTTGAAGTTAACCCCAAACCTGCACGTGAAGTATTCGCTCGCATCGGGGAGCGGGATATCTATTATAAAGCCATCACTCAGCCGCTGGAGTATGCCTTATGGGTATATCGCAACAGACCTCCCGGAACGGCCAGAAAGCCAGCCATTCCTAGGCCCGTTACGCAAAAATCACCCAGAGTAAAAAGAAAAAGGAAAGCCAAGTGA
- a CDS encoding YheC/YheD family protein, protein MSLTFCNLHFTKQPDKVVYVSNALMKSLNLSGKKTVHLRFGRDRVPATIKPIKKAGKHLYLASGIRNMMNVPKRGSIYLRNLQNDEVQLGPLIGVLSDGPATSTNPFGSRTGFIKQLLREGSRKSYIYAFTPRDINWQNETVSGFFLNDNGSFTRRTVPLPDVVYNRLPSRRSDFSPAINQLRERFVRRKIPFFNWSFFNKSDIYTLLENEPAAGRYIPESITNPSVEQMKEMLERHQFVYYKPTAGSLGNGIYRLTYSPKRGYFARYRKKGGNALLRFGSFNSLMRMLQGRHGKQLRGYVVQQGIRLIEIDECPIDFRFHMHKNGNNQWVVVGIGAKKAGRGSVTTHIKNGGSLMTPEQALSRNFGDRAGEVLQHAKSVAITLAQAIETQHQHLIGEIGFDLGIDQEEHVWMFEANAKPGRSIFRHPSLRVEGKSSVEHILEHCLYLSKFRKKEEI, encoded by the coding sequence ATGAGTTTGACCTTTTGCAATCTGCATTTCACCAAGCAACCGGATAAAGTGGTTTATGTATCCAACGCTTTAATGAAGAGCCTCAACCTGTCCGGCAAAAAAACGGTGCACCTTCGCTTCGGGCGTGACCGGGTACCTGCAACGATCAAACCAATCAAAAAAGCAGGTAAACATCTGTATCTCGCTTCAGGTATCCGTAATATGATGAACGTTCCCAAACGGGGCAGTATTTATCTCCGTAATTTGCAAAATGATGAGGTCCAGTTAGGTCCACTGATCGGCGTACTCTCTGATGGGCCTGCGACGAGCACGAATCCATTCGGTTCTCGTACTGGTTTCATCAAACAGTTACTCCGTGAAGGTAGCCGTAAATCCTACATTTACGCATTTACTCCTCGGGATATCAATTGGCAGAACGAGACGGTATCGGGTTTTTTCCTGAATGATAACGGAAGCTTCACCCGCAGAACGGTACCTCTGCCCGATGTTGTCTACAACCGATTACCGAGCAGACGCTCAGACTTCTCACCAGCAATCAACCAGCTGCGGGAACGATTTGTTCGCCGAAAAATTCCGTTCTTCAACTGGAGCTTCTTCAATAAATCGGATATCTATACGTTGCTGGAGAACGAGCCGGCGGCAGGACGGTATATCCCTGAATCGATTACCAACCCTTCCGTTGAACAGATGAAGGAAATGTTGGAACGCCATCAGTTCGTCTACTATAAGCCTACTGCAGGAAGTCTGGGGAACGGGATCTACCGCCTGACTTATTCGCCCAAACGTGGATATTTCGCACGTTATCGCAAAAAAGGTGGTAATGCACTCCTGCGTTTTGGGTCCTTCAACAGTCTGATGCGTATGCTTCAGGGAAGACATGGCAAACAGCTACGCGGATATGTAGTTCAGCAGGGAATACGTCTAATTGAGATTGATGAGTGTCCAATTGATTTTCGTTTTCACATGCACAAAAATGGTAACAATCAATGGGTTGTTGTCGGGATTGGAGCCAAAAAGGCAGGACGTGGCAGCGTCACAACACACATCAAAAATGGCGGCTCCCTAATGACTCCTGAGCAGGCGCTCAGTCGCAACTTCGGCGATCGTGCGGGAGAAGTTCTTCAGCATGCCAAATCCGTCGCTATTACACTGGCCCAGGCGATTGAAACCCAGCACCAGCATCTGATTGGTGAGATTGGCTTTGATCTGGGCATTGATCAGGAGGAACATGTATGGATGTTCGAAGCGAACGCCAAACCCGGGCGCTCCATTTTCCGTCACCCTTCACTCCGGGTGGAGGGCAAATCGTCGGTGGAGCACATCTTGGAACACTGCCTGTATTTGAGCAAGTTCCGGAAGAAGGAAGAAATTTGA
- a CDS encoding YheC/YheD family protein — MFPSSQTKILAILVRATEGSPPFTDELFCRRLSLGSMRYALQIIVIPISNDAVHLPLQWGYVYHQGKWNSVPVPAVDLIMDRCLRPISRYVRQQLREWIPTNGTDQHRYWSASLPGKWEVHRVLSRNPELRSQLAPTTRIGSHIPWETWLDRWPKGLFFKPVSGTHGKNTFRLSQGATPSTWVVEGRNKDNEPFFLTFNHTQAVSSWLASHQAERKMIVQPYLELSHHGRAFDIRALMQKNGQGRWTLTGCMVREGPEGSLTSNLHGGGKAYPAHAYLLQRYGTIRTETLLKSIRQTATLIPTLLESRFGRLAELGLDFGADAEGQLWLIEVNSKPGRTSFAEAGDRRMHTLTYTRPLAYARYLLQQHVLTDVIRPMKLPNTSSKAGLKPIPIHGG, encoded by the coding sequence ATGTTTCCATCATCTCAGACCAAGATACTGGCCATTCTGGTACGTGCAACCGAAGGCTCACCTCCCTTTACAGATGAACTTTTCTGCCGTCGTCTCAGTTTGGGGAGCATGCGATACGCCCTTCAGATTATTGTGATTCCGATATCGAATGATGCAGTCCATCTCCCTCTTCAATGGGGATATGTCTATCATCAAGGGAAGTGGAATTCGGTACCTGTTCCTGCAGTCGATCTCATTATGGATCGTTGTCTTCGCCCTATCTCCAGGTACGTCAGACAACAGCTTAGGGAATGGATACCAACCAACGGCACAGATCAACACCGTTATTGGTCTGCTTCCCTTCCAGGAAAATGGGAGGTACATCGTGTGTTGTCCCGAAATCCTGAATTGAGGTCTCAACTTGCTCCCACAACCCGGATCGGATCGCATATTCCTTGGGAAACATGGCTGGACCGTTGGCCCAAAGGACTGTTCTTCAAACCGGTATCCGGGACTCATGGCAAAAATACCTTTCGCCTGTCTCAGGGAGCGACTCCATCAACATGGGTCGTGGAGGGGCGTAACAAGGACAATGAACCCTTTTTTCTTACATTCAACCATACCCAGGCTGTATCTTCCTGGCTAGCATCACATCAGGCTGAGCGTAAGATGATCGTACAGCCATATCTGGAGCTTAGCCATCATGGAAGAGCATTCGACATACGGGCTCTAATGCAAAAGAATGGGCAAGGTCGCTGGACGCTAACCGGATGTATGGTACGGGAAGGACCTGAAGGGTCACTCACGTCCAATCTTCACGGTGGGGGTAAAGCATATCCTGCCCACGCATATCTGCTCCAGCGATATGGAACGATCCGCACGGAAACTCTGCTGAAGAGCATCCGGCAGACTGCTACTCTTATCCCCACCCTGCTGGAAAGCCGTTTCGGCAGGTTAGCCGAATTGGGGCTTGATTTCGGAGCAGATGCAGAGGGCCAACTCTGGCTAATTGAAGTCAACTCCAAACCAGGCCGCACCTCATTCGCAGAAGCGGGCGACCGACGCATGCATACCCTGACTTATACCCGGCCGCTTGCCTATGCCCGTTATCTGTTGCAACAACATGTTCTCACGGACGTCATTCGTCCAATGAAATTGCCGAATACATCCAGCAAAGCTGGCCTGAAACCCATCCCGATTCACGGCGGCTGA
- a CDS encoding YtpI family protein — MFIDVLKYALIAIFAVTMVFAALNSIRSHRSSDAASAGLYRSWTNIWMGGMLVVLALILMFVFTGSTLSVVVEALFLIMGAYNVFAGIRNRSYYARLQQRSSNGSGKTSGQSA, encoded by the coding sequence GTGTTCATTGATGTACTCAAATATGCTCTAATCGCCATCTTTGCTGTTACCATGGTTTTTGCAGCGTTGAACAGTATTCGTTCACACAGAAGTTCGGATGCTGCCAGCGCCGGTCTGTACCGTTCGTGGACGAATATCTGGATGGGTGGCATGCTTGTTGTGCTTGCGCTGATCCTGATGTTTGTCTTCACGGGTTCCACTTTATCTGTGGTTGTGGAAGCGCTATTTCTGATTATGGGTGCGTATAATGTATTTGCCGGAATACGTAACCGCAGTTATTATGCGCGGCTTCAACAACGGTCCAGTAATGGATCAGGTAAAACCTCCGGACAATCTGCATGA
- a CDS encoding YtrH family sporulation protein: MSTFLSKAILDFFIAFGIVLGGAMIGGIGAVISLQPPTQTMLDISGKIKIWALAAAVGGTIDPMRVIESNFLDGNLSPAVKQILYLISAFMGAHMGTELVKWVCGGGRS; encoded by the coding sequence GTGAGCACATTTTTGTCCAAAGCCATTCTTGATTTCTTTATTGCGTTTGGAATCGTGCTGGGCGGCGCGATGATCGGAGGTATTGGAGCAGTGATCTCTCTTCAGCCTCCGACACAGACGATGCTCGATATTTCTGGGAAAATAAAGATATGGGCACTCGCAGCCGCTGTCGGCGGCACAATAGATCCCATGCGTGTCATCGAGAGCAATTTCCTGGATGGTAACCTGTCTCCGGCGGTCAAACAAATCCTGTATTTGATCTCTGCTTTTATGGGCGCTCATATGGGAACCGAGCTGGTGAAATGGGTGTGCGGCGGAGGCCGGAGCTAA
- a CDS encoding YlbF family regulator: MNIYDKANDLAKALRESSEVEEITSAMKLIEADPDAKAMLDNFRDQQMELQQRMMSGDMPAPDEMEKMEKLFEVLSLNLNIRRLFDAERRLSVIIEDVNKIIADSLGHLYGGAEA, encoded by the coding sequence GTGAACATTTATGACAAAGCCAATGATTTGGCCAAAGCACTGAGAGAAAGCAGCGAGGTGGAAGAGATTACTTCCGCGATGAAGCTGATTGAAGCTGATCCGGATGCAAAAGCAATGCTGGATAACTTCCGTGATCAACAAATGGAATTGCAACAACGTATGATGAGCGGGGATATGCCAGCTCCGGATGAGATGGAGAAAATGGAGAAACTGTTTGAAGTACTGAGCTTGAATCTGAACATCCGTCGCTTGTTTGATGCGGAGCGTCGCCTTAGTGTCATCATTGAAGACGTGAATAAAATTATTGCTGATAGTCTGGGTCATCTGTACGGTGGCGCTGAAGCGTAA